One Glutamicibacter mishrai genomic window carries:
- a CDS encoding DinB family protein — translation MPNPDSQDIYQLDYDSMAKVFIDQHRQMLMTCLDGLTEEEARANLVESKTTLLGLVKHATFVERVWFGEAATGKSRSELGIVANPDRSFVLKALDTIESVQRDYAQALEESRQALDGKTGDDVFPGNRRGPLPVRWVTLHMLRELAQHCGHADILREQILTARKQQPA, via the coding sequence TACGACAGCATGGCCAAGGTGTTCATCGACCAGCACCGCCAAATGCTCATGACGTGTCTCGACGGCCTGACCGAAGAGGAAGCACGGGCAAATCTGGTTGAATCCAAGACCACGCTGCTCGGGTTGGTCAAGCACGCGACTTTCGTGGAACGGGTCTGGTTTGGCGAAGCGGCCACGGGCAAAAGCCGCTCAGAATTGGGAATCGTAGCAAACCCGGACAGATCGTTTGTCCTGAAGGCCTTGGACACCATCGAATCCGTGCAGCGCGACTATGCGCAGGCCCTCGAAGAATCCCGCCAGGCACTGGACGGCAAGACAGGAGACGACGTCTTCCCGGGAAACCGCCGCGGACCGCTGCCTGTCCGTTGGGTGACATTGCATATGCTGCGTGAATTGGCCCAGCACTGCGGACACGCGGATATCCTGCGGGAGCAGATCTTGACCGCGCGAAAGCAGCAACCCGCTTAG
- a CDS encoding GNAT family N-acetyltransferase — protein MKRSAAEYLADLVATGVPEHKAQADASGTMERAFPDGLPSPTNAVFILMDSALGNVGYIWIGCDSSGDPDSWWVWDIVVEAEHRGKGFGRQAMILAEGYARAHGGQTLGLNVFGFNNTARRTYESLGYETISIKMRKTL, from the coding sequence ATGAAAAGGAGCGCAGCAGAATACCTGGCAGATCTCGTCGCCACAGGCGTGCCAGAACACAAGGCGCAAGCAGACGCGTCCGGCACGATGGAGCGCGCCTTCCCCGATGGCCTGCCCAGTCCGACAAATGCGGTCTTCATCTTGATGGACTCCGCACTAGGCAACGTTGGATATATCTGGATCGGTTGCGATTCCTCGGGAGATCCTGATTCCTGGTGGGTATGGGACATCGTCGTCGAAGCAGAGCACCGCGGCAAAGGCTTCGGCCGCCAAGCCATGATCTTGGCTGAAGGTTATGCGCGAGCCCACGGCGGTCAAACACTGGGGCTGAATGTGTTCGGATTCAACAACACAGCCCGCAGAACCTACGAATCGCTGGGCTACGAAACTATCAGCATCAAGATGCGCAAGACGCTGTGA
- a CDS encoding TerC family protein — protein MEVSPLIWAITVAVILALLAFDYFFHIRKAHVPSLREAAIWSSIYVGIALIFGVIVMIFGGVDMGAEYFAGYITEKALSVDNLFVFLIIIASFRVPREDQQKVLLFGIVFSLIARTAFIFVGAALINQFAWVFYLFGLILLLTAGNLLKKDDESDEANNFIIRIAKKLFHTTDNYDGDKLFTKIDGKKVLTPMLLVMVAIGGTDILFALDSIPAIFGLTQNVFIVFTATAFSLMGLRQLYFLLDGLLDRLIYLSYGLAAILAFIGVKLILHALHENNLPFVNNGEHVEVIEISTGLSLSVIIGALLVTVLASLFSKAGKAQTAIGNLRRHANSYNDLTYTADAGERERIYRALLAEEELVKTMEKKYRDKAKDVDKIREEVKEAHRQHDEYLRS, from the coding sequence ATGGAAGTTTCTCCTTTAATCTGGGCCATCACAGTGGCCGTCATTCTCGCCCTGCTCGCCTTCGACTATTTTTTCCATATTCGCAAGGCCCATGTTCCTAGCCTTCGCGAGGCAGCAATCTGGTCGAGCATCTACGTTGGCATCGCACTGATTTTCGGCGTCATCGTCATGATCTTCGGCGGTGTCGATATGGGCGCCGAGTACTTCGCCGGATACATCACCGAAAAGGCATTGTCGGTCGATAACCTCTTCGTGTTCCTGATCATCATTGCCAGCTTCCGGGTACCGCGTGAAGACCAACAGAAGGTCTTGCTCTTCGGCATCGTCTTCTCGCTGATCGCCCGTACCGCCTTCATCTTCGTCGGCGCGGCACTGATCAACCAGTTCGCCTGGGTCTTCTACCTCTTCGGCCTGATCTTGTTGCTGACCGCAGGCAACCTGCTGAAGAAGGATGACGAATCCGATGAAGCCAACAACTTCATCATCCGAATCGCCAAGAAGCTCTTCCACACCACCGACAACTACGACGGCGACAAGCTGTTCACCAAGATCGACGGCAAAAAGGTCCTGACCCCCATGCTGCTGGTCATGGTGGCCATCGGCGGCACCGACATCCTCTTCGCCTTGGATTCGATCCCGGCGATCTTCGGCCTGACCCAGAACGTCTTCATCGTCTTCACCGCGACCGCATTCTCGCTGATGGGCCTGCGCCAGCTGTACTTCCTGCTGGATGGATTGCTGGACCGCCTGATCTACCTGTCCTACGGCCTGGCCGCCATTTTGGCCTTCATTGGCGTGAAGCTGATCCTGCACGCATTGCACGAGAACAACCTACCGTTCGTCAACAATGGCGAGCATGTGGAAGTCATCGAAATCAGCACCGGCTTGTCGCTGAGCGTGATTATCGGCGCTCTGCTGGTTACCGTGTTGGCTTCCCTGTTCAGCAAGGCTGGCAAGGCGCAGACTGCCATCGGCAACCTTCGCCGTCACGCCAACAGCTACAACGATCTGACCTACACCGCAGACGCCGGTGAGCGCGAACGCATCTACCGTGCTCTGCTCGCCGAGGAAGAGCTCGTGAAAACCATGGAGAAGAAGTACCGCGACAAGGCCAAGGACGTGGATAAGATCCGCGAAGAGGTCAAGGAAGCCCATCGCCAGCACGATGAGTACCTCAGGAGCTAG
- a CDS encoding YccF domain-containing protein, protein MTDLVRGILNVIWLVFGGLWLALGYVLAGIICCLLIVTIPFGIASFRIAGYALWPFGRTVIDRGPVGAFSALGNVIWVIFAGIWIAIGHVVTAIPMFVSIIGIPLGIANLKMIPISLMPLGKVIVPSDYYIAGMKR, encoded by the coding sequence ATGACTGATTTAGTGCGCGGTATTCTCAACGTAATTTGGTTGGTGTTTGGCGGGCTGTGGCTGGCCTTGGGGTACGTTTTGGCCGGCATCATCTGCTGCCTGCTGATCGTGACCATTCCCTTCGGTATCGCGTCCTTCCGCATCGCAGGCTATGCGTTGTGGCCTTTCGGGCGCACCGTGATTGATCGCGGACCGGTAGGCGCATTCTCGGCTTTGGGTAATGTCATCTGGGTGATCTTCGCAGGCATCTGGATTGCCATCGGGCACGTAGTGACCGCTATTCCGATGTTCGTCTCGATTATCGGCATCCCGCTGGGCATTGCGAATTTGAAGATGATTCCGATTTCCTTGATGCCGCTAGGCAAGGTCATTGTTCCTTCGGACTATTACATTGCAGGCATGAAGCGCTAG
- the trmB gene encoding tRNA (guanosine(46)-N7)-methyltransferase TrmB codes for MSESSDQQRPAHGTAPKDPNLFRAEPVSFVRRGNRLQGRRASAWERNAEQYVIEPPRKIADTSVADDFQLDPAEAFGRAAPLVVEIGTGLGECIANAAKDDPERNYLAVEVYRPGLAQLMLKVESFGITNVRAVQANAPEVLDVMLDENSADEIWIFFSDPWHKPRHHKRRLIKKSFLDKVSRVLKPGGTLRLATDWSNYAEQMREVLEAHADFENQHPGNLAGEDSNLTKVRREGMEGFDPEPEFIDEQGGWAPRFERRILTSFEGKALKAGRLVFDLAYTRVG; via the coding sequence ATGAGCGAATCGAGCGATCAGCAGCGCCCAGCCCACGGCACTGCCCCCAAGGACCCGAATCTTTTCCGCGCGGAGCCAGTGTCATTTGTACGCCGCGGCAACCGCCTCCAGGGCCGCCGTGCCAGCGCGTGGGAACGCAACGCAGAGCAGTACGTCATCGAACCGCCGCGCAAGATTGCCGATACCTCGGTGGCCGACGACTTCCAGCTTGACCCCGCTGAAGCTTTCGGCCGCGCCGCACCATTGGTCGTGGAAATCGGTACCGGCCTGGGAGAGTGCATCGCCAACGCCGCCAAGGATGATCCAGAGCGCAACTACTTGGCCGTAGAGGTCTACCGGCCGGGCCTCGCTCAACTCATGCTCAAGGTCGAGTCCTTTGGCATCACCAACGTCCGCGCCGTCCAGGCCAACGCCCCAGAGGTCCTGGACGTCATGCTTGATGAGAACAGCGCCGATGAAATCTGGATCTTCTTCTCCGACCCATGGCACAAGCCGCGCCACCACAAGCGCCGCCTGATCAAGAAGTCATTCCTCGACAAGGTCTCCCGCGTCCTCAAGCCGGGTGGAACCCTGCGTCTTGCCACCGACTGGTCGAACTACGCCGAGCAGATGCGTGAAGTCCTTGAAGCGCACGCCGATTTCGAGAATCAGCATCCAGGCAATTTGGCTGGCGAAGACAGCAACCTGACCAAGGTCCGCCGTGAGGGCATGGAAGGTTTTGATCCCGAGCCTGAATTCATTGATGAGCAAGGTGGCTGGGCGCCACGTTTTGAGCGCCGCATCCTCACCAGCTTCGAGGGCAAAGCTTTGAAGGCCGGTCGCCTCGTCTTCGATCTGGCGTACACCCGCGTCGGTTAA